In Tolypothrix sp. NIES-4075, the following proteins share a genomic window:
- a CDS encoding acyl-CoA dehydrogenase family protein, translating into MIDFSLTQEQLLLQKTARDFAESEIKPIAKIIDESNDPNIIPWDFCQGVFRKGADLGFTSLLLPQEYGGMGGKCIDLVLVQEELGVADVSIACSYFNLTASMSLFLTRAGTQEQQKRMLSSASSSSPHLFSVAESEPNVASSDLFCPSPDPQIGMKTFASSDGDRYVLNGNKSGLITNAGIADAYFIMARTSLDKPMRESMSMFYVPADTPGLKFGKRTQMIGWKPSHHTEIYLDNVRVAAENLIGQEGQAGALLMLLPEVSIGLAASHVGLARAAYEYALNYAKQRVSWGRPIIEHQAVALKLADMMVNTQAARLMVWDAAIAADTDPQVAATVKAPAAKTFAVDVAIKNAQTAVEILGGSGITKEYQTGKFLNDAWIGYSCDFTREILRLGLVNFI; encoded by the coding sequence ATGATCGACTTTAGCCTGACTCAAGAACAACTTTTGTTGCAGAAGACAGCGCGTGACTTTGCCGAAAGCGAGATTAAGCCGATCGCTAAGATAATTGACGAATCTAACGATCCTAATATCATACCTTGGGATTTTTGTCAAGGCGTATTTCGCAAAGGAGCCGATTTAGGATTTACGTCTTTGCTGCTTCCACAAGAATACGGTGGTATGGGTGGAAAGTGTATAGATTTGGTTTTGGTTCAAGAAGAACTCGGCGTTGCTGATGTCAGCATAGCCTGTAGCTACTTCAATCTTACCGCGAGCATGTCCCTTTTCCTTACCAGAGCCGGCACCCAAGAACAGCAAAAGCGGATGTTGTCGTCTGCAAGCTCGTCTTCGCCTCATCTGTTTAGTGTCGCAGAAAGTGAGCCAAACGTGGCAAGCTCGGATCTCTTTTGTCCATCACCCGATCCCCAAATTGGAATGAAGACATTTGCTTCTTCAGATGGCGATCGCTACGTCCTCAACGGCAATAAGTCGGGGTTAATCACAAATGCTGGTATCGCCGATGCATATTTTATCATGGCACGCACATCTCTAGACAAACCGATGCGAGAGAGCATGTCTATGTTCTACGTGCCGGCTGATACACCGGGTCTGAAGTTCGGCAAGAGAACTCAGATGATTGGCTGGAAACCCTCTCATCACACTGAAATCTACCTCGACAACGTGCGGGTGGCTGCGGAAAATCTGATTGGGCAAGAGGGACAAGCTGGTGCGCTTTTGATGTTGCTTCCTGAAGTGTCTATCGGACTAGCAGCTAGCCATGTAGGTTTGGCTCGTGCAGCGTATGAATACGCGCTCAATTATGCCAAGCAGCGGGTAAGCTGGGGTCGTCCGATTATTGAGCATCAAGCTGTGGCTTTAAAGCTAGCTGATATGATGGTGAATACGCAGGCTGCACGATTGATGGTGTGGGATGCAGCGATCGCAGCAGACACCGATCCTCAAGTTGCTGCGACGGTTAAGGCACCGGCAGCCAAGACGTTTGCGGTGGATGTGGCAATTAAGAACGCGCAAACAGCAGTTGAGATTCTCGGTGGTTCTGGAATCACTAAAGAGTATCAAACGGGCAAATTTTTGAATGACGCTTGGATCGGATATTCCTGTGACTTCACGCGAGAGATATTGCGGCTTGGTTTGGTAAACTTTATTTAA
- a CDS encoding malic enzyme-like NAD(P)-binding protein yields the protein MVALTPNSSFSLTIRLEIPNRIGMLASVTQAIATCGGNLGQIDLIEQTRSFSTRDITVDAASTEHAETIVQAVKALPDIKVVNVYDRTFNLHRGGKISITSRIPLKSVSDLAMAYTPGVGRICTAIAQNPEEVYNLTIKKNTVAIVTDGSAVLGLGNLGPDAALPVMEGKAMLFKEFAGIDAFPICLATQDTDEIVRTVKNLAPVFGGVNLEDIAAPRCFEIERRLRSELDIPVFHDDQHGTAIVTLAALFNALKLVHKSMAEIRIVINGAGAAGVAIARLLRKAGAEKIWMCDSKGIISNSRTDLTEEKREFAVKAQGTLAGAMQGADVFIGVSAPGVLTPEMVQSMAKDAIVFAMANPIPEIQPELVSSYVAVIATGRSDYPNQINNVLAFPGVFRGALDCRAGTISVLMYLEAASAIASLVKPSDLNREHIIPSVFDERVVSAVSSAVQRAAREEGIARS from the coding sequence CTTAACACCGAATTCGAGTTTTAGTTTGACGATTCGCTTAGAAATTCCTAACCGTATAGGAATGTTGGCTTCTGTGACACAGGCGATCGCAACCTGTGGTGGTAATCTGGGTCAAATTGATTTAATTGAGCAAACGCGCTCTTTTTCCACCCGCGATATCACTGTGGATGCAGCTAGCACCGAACACGCTGAAACTATTGTCCAAGCGGTAAAAGCTTTACCAGACATCAAGGTGGTGAATGTCTATGATCGCACGTTTAATTTACATCGCGGCGGTAAAATCAGCATTACTAGCAGAATTCCCCTCAAGAGTGTCTCTGACCTAGCAATGGCTTATACGCCTGGAGTCGGTAGAATTTGTACAGCGATCGCCCAAAATCCCGAAGAAGTTTACAACCTAACTATCAAAAAAAATACTGTCGCGATTGTTACAGATGGCAGCGCTGTTTTAGGTTTGGGCAATCTCGGTCCCGATGCCGCTCTGCCAGTGATGGAAGGAAAAGCGATGCTGTTTAAAGAATTTGCAGGCATCGATGCTTTCCCGATTTGCCTTGCAACTCAAGATACAGATGAAATTGTCCGTACAGTAAAAAATCTCGCTCCGGTTTTTGGGGGAGTGAATTTAGAGGATATCGCAGCTCCTCGCTGCTTTGAAATTGAACGAAGACTGCGAAGTGAGTTAGATATCCCCGTTTTTCACGACGATCAGCATGGTACGGCAATTGTGACTTTAGCAGCGTTATTTAACGCCCTGAAGTTAGTACATAAGTCAATGGCGGAAATCCGTATTGTGATTAACGGTGCGGGTGCTGCTGGAGTAGCGATCGCTCGTTTACTCCGCAAAGCCGGCGCAGAAAAAATCTGGATGTGCGACTCAAAAGGCATTATCTCGAACAGTCGCACCGACTTAACCGAGGAAAAGCGGGAATTTGCGGTAAAAGCGCAGGGTACTTTAGCTGGTGCAATGCAAGGTGCAGATGTATTTATCGGTGTCAGCGCCCCCGGAGTATTGACACCGGAAATGGTACAATCAATGGCGAAAGATGCGATCGTCTTTGCAATGGCAAATCCGATTCCGGAAATTCAGCCAGAGTTGGTCAGCTCATATGTTGCTGTCATCGCTACCGGACGCAGTGACTATCCAAACCAAATTAATAACGTTTTGGCGTTTCCAGGGGTATTTCGTGGTGCTTTAGATTGTCGAGCGGGAACGATTTCCGTACTAATGTATCTAGAAGCTGCTAGTGCGATCGCTTCTTTGGTTAAACCTTCAGATTTGAATCGCGAACATATTATACCTTCAGTCTTTGATGAGCGAGTTGTCAGCGCTGTTTCTAGTGCTGTGCAACGTGCAGCGCGTGAAGAAGGTATCGCTCGTAGTTGA
- a CDS encoding cupin domain-containing protein: protein MEIKIEHQPSLEHLHNLGVFAWDIWEKEISKFPWTYDSQETCYFLAGNVIVTPDGGQPVQMGQGDLVIFPAGMSCMWEITSDVKKHYFFD, encoded by the coding sequence GTGGAAATTAAAATTGAGCATCAACCAAGTCTAGAACATTTGCACAACTTAGGTGTGTTCGCATGGGACATTTGGGAAAAAGAAATCTCAAAATTTCCCTGGACTTATGATTCTCAAGAAACTTGTTACTTTTTAGCAGGTAATGTCATAGTTACCCCTGATGGGGGACAACCAGTACAAATGGGTCAGGGTGATTTAGTAATTTTTCCAGCAGGAATGTCGTGTATGTGGGAAATTACCAGCGACGTGAAAAAACATTATTTCTTTGATTAG
- a CDS encoding Mo-dependent nitrogenase C-terminal domain-containing protein: MLRTNNRRIIFSAFVNSAEEIKKTEIKSQFAQPKPDFLQPLRQWLDSLEIQNRKLAKFIAKLIPAQCPFERDIMLFGRKIAHIPPMCKLNPLYDQFVGLRFRALCYLVDQCGEDIQSYC; encoded by the coding sequence ATGCTCAGAACAAACAATCGACGGATCATCTTCTCTGCTTTTGTTAACTCCGCAGAAGAAATCAAAAAGACAGAAATCAAAAGTCAATTCGCTCAACCTAAACCAGATTTCCTGCAACCATTACGTCAATGGCTTGATTCTCTAGAGATTCAAAATCGGAAATTAGCGAAATTTATTGCTAAACTAATTCCCGCACAATGTCCCTTCGAGCGCGATATAATGCTGTTTGGTCGCAAAATAGCTCATATCCCACCGATGTGCAAGCTGAATCCTCTTTACGATCAGTTTGTGGGTTTGCGTTTTCGCGCTTTGTGCTATCTAGTAGATCAATGTGGTGAAGATATCCAGTCTTATTGCTGA
- a CDS encoding creatininase family protein, producing the protein MLLHLSTWQEVEAYLQQSRGIILPIGSTEQHGPTGLIGTDAICAEAIARGVGEATQALVGPTINVGMALHHTAFPGTISLRPSTLILLVKEYVTCLTKAGFTKFYFINGHGGNIATLKSAFSETYAHLEDLQIANAQKVQCQVANWFMCGSVYKLAKELYGNQEGSHATPSEVALTQYVYPEAIKQAPLSTEVGTGHKIYGAANFRQHYPDGRMGSNPALATPEHGKQFYDLAVKELSNDYLEFVNAE; encoded by the coding sequence ATGTTATTACATTTGAGTACGTGGCAGGAAGTTGAAGCTTATTTACAGCAATCTCGTGGTATAATCCTTCCTATAGGTTCCACTGAACAACATGGACCAACAGGATTAATTGGAACTGATGCGATTTGTGCAGAAGCGATCGCTCGTGGTGTTGGTGAAGCAACTCAAGCATTAGTCGGTCCGACAATCAATGTGGGCATGGCGCTGCATCACACCGCTTTCCCCGGTACAATCAGTTTGCGTCCCAGCACTTTGATTTTGCTGGTAAAAGAGTATGTAACTTGTTTAACTAAAGCTGGTTTTACCAAGTTCTATTTTATCAACGGACACGGTGGTAATATCGCCACCCTGAAATCTGCTTTTTCCGAAACTTACGCGCACTTGGAAGATTTGCAGATTGCCAATGCCCAAAAAGTGCAATGTCAAGTTGCAAACTGGTTTATGTGCGGTTCTGTATATAAACTAGCTAAAGAATTATACGGCAATCAAGAAGGTTCTCACGCAACGCCGAGTGAAGTAGCTTTGACCCAGTACGTTTATCCAGAAGCGATTAAACAAGCACCCCTATCAACAGAAGTAGGAACCGGACATAAGATTTATGGTGCAGCGAACTTTCGTCAACATTACCCAGATGGACGTATGGGTTCAAATCCCGCATTAGCGACACCAGAACACGGTAAGCAGTTTTATGACTTAGCGGTGAAAGAACTCAGCAACGATTATTTAGAATTTGTCAACGCAGAATAA